One stretch of Glandiceps talaboti chromosome 7, keGlaTala1.1, whole genome shotgun sequence DNA includes these proteins:
- the LOC144437600 gene encoding uncharacterized protein LOC144437600 has protein sequence MGKKSNSLNVVKCFNVTEIEQRKRTFHLKYSSVNDRYIRVSNGKEVIQGWENGVYMEENIQRNKTESEAYLSRNCNTSAEESASISWKFDFGKYKMDLGALKTLSSTYRENASVTWKIHDGANTNRYIIPSGDEKPINLHKLTGASSLVLSAFLRGGEGKEAWRETRVFYQTRELLKEFPLEIWVRLRPGDDIEKWEKPKGKSFTLTKKERDKKEFHLKYSSASDKYIRDSNNGEVIDSWASGIYAEEDVFRKVEKDWKKAYLSRKDGQTPDDTAFIAWKFDFGGYLLESGSLRAWSTIHHKNASVLWKLQDSMNPHRYIIPSGAKETISLEEFKGSSSLVLSAFLCGGDGKEGVAWQHTQLFRQDFEQKDEFPFEIKLKFDPAVTIFDKVEEMSIAAMNNDMEYLQEVLDCVQKEYGISELSIIHTNSQGDTPLHVAFKFDSVDAAVCLMDTFPALLNMTNREDKLPMNYASSKMKSAIEARRKEDMVVNSHAAEPVNDRQEDKSVVTKAAVEKSSAEVKKSSVVRQHPKQINDSKLDSEKQKQKLKPGKPKVHTEQIEHQKAEKAKEKLKTVKLHMKKDKGDGSTKSKEKLEKVKASTEKRKFENTEGKGGASQTGVSKVERTKEQKTEVRKKVKLSVKVEKLVVKSKYIEVPKTAVDHSKQKGRESLEKPNKRDTEDGVSQKDKGKRLKFEQKTRPKKENISGTVSGSDKECTNTIVAGKGNKPNDEQPSNSVKDVKPKKWRKRKIVDDDELDEAELKKMREERIFKSGDMVAVNGEDLDDDTYWVGRIRRIEGDVVHIHWYDKDFKGRYKPQFLKANNKAYLDTITLDSIMEKIRLVKGKVALT, from the exons ATGGGGAAGAAGAGTAACAGTTTG AATGTTGTGAAATGTTTCAATGTGACCGAAATAGAACAACGAAAGAGGACATTTCATTTAAAGTACTCAAGTGTAAATGATCGCTACATCAGAGTGTCTAACGGAAAAGAAGTGATTCAGGGCTGGGAAAATGGAGTTTATATGGAGGAAAATATACAAAGGAATAAAACAGAAAGTGAG GCATATCTGTCAAGAAACTGTAATACCAGTGCCGAGGAAAGTGCCTCTATATCATGGAAGTTTGATTTTGGTAAATACAAAATGGATCTAGGTGCATTGAAGACCCTCAGTTCAACATACCGTGAAAATGCTTCAGTCACTTGGAAGATACATGATGGAGCTAACACAAACAGATACATTATACCAAGTGGAG ATGAGAAACCTATCAATTTACACAAACTGACTGGTGCATCATCATTGGTGTTATCAGCATTTCTGAGAGGAGGTGAAGGCAAAGAAGCATGGCGTGAAACAAGAGTTTTCTACCAGACCAGGGAGTTACTGAAGGAGTTTCCATTGGAAATCTGGGTGAGATTAAGGCCTGGGGATGACATTGAGAAGTGG GAAAAGCCCAAGGGTAAGTCATTTACCTTGACCAAGAAAGAGAGGGATAAAAAAGAATTTCACCTGAAATATTCATCAGCCAGTGATAAATACATACGAGACAGTAACAACGGTGAAGTGATTGACAGCTGGGCTAGTGGAATCTATGCAGAAGAAGATGTGTTCAGAAAAGTAGAAAAGGATTGGAAAAAG GCATACTTGTCAAGGAAAGATGGCCAGACTCCAGATGACACTGCGTTCATAGCATGGAAGTTTGACTTCGGGGGCTATCTTCTAGAGTCAGGTAGTCTGAGAGCATGGAGTACAATACATCATAAAAATGCCAGTGTGCTGTGGAAGTTACAGGATAGCATGAATCCACACAGATATATTATACCAAGTGGAG CCAAAGAAACCATCAGCTTGGAGGAATTCAAGGGGTCTTCCTCACTTGTATTATCAGCATTTTTATGTGGTGGCGATGGAAAGGAGGGTGTTGCATGGCAACACACACAACTTTTCAGACAAGACTTTGAGCAGAAAGATGAGTTCCCATTTGAGATAAAGCTAAAATTTGATCCAGCTGTAACAATATTTGACAAG GTTGAGGAAATGAGTATTGCTGCTATGAACAATGACATGGAATACCTGCAAGAAGTGTTAGACTGTGTACAGAAAGAGTATGGTATATCAGAACTAAGTATTATACACACCAACAGTCAAGGG GACACACCATTGCATGTAGCCTTCAAGTTTGATTCTGTAGATGCTGCTGTGTGCTTAATGGACACTTTTCCAGCTTTACTGAACATGACAAACAGAGAAGACAAACTTCCCATGAACTATGCCAGCTCAAAAATGAAGTCTGCAATAGAAGCAAGAAGGAAAGAAGATATGGTAGTCAACTCACATGCTGCTG AACCAGTCAATGATCGACAAGAAGATAAATCTGTGGTTACAAAGGCTGCTGTTGAAAAATCATCAGCTGAAGTGAAAAAGTCATCTGTTGTTAGACAACATCCCAAACAAATAAACGATAGCAAATTGGattctgaaaaacaaaaacaaaaactaaagCCAGGCAAACCTAAAGTACATACAGAACAAATTGAACATCAGAAAGCAGAAAAAGCCAAGGAAAAACTTAAGACAGTCAAACTCCATATGAAAAAGGATAAAGGAGATGGGAGTACAAAATCTAAGGAGAAGCTTGAAAAGGTTAAGGCTAGTACTGAAAAAaggaaatttgaaaatacagaaGGGAAAGGAGGAGCTAGTCAAACTGGAGTGTCAAAAGTAGAAAGGACAAAGGAACAGAAAACTGAGGTGAGAAAGAAAGTAAAGTTGAGTGTGAAAGTTGAGAAACTTGTTGTAAAAAGCAAGTACATAGAAGTGCCAAAGACTGCAGTAGACCATTCAAAACAGAAAGGCAGAGAGAGTCTTGAAAAACCTAATAAGAGAGATACAGAAGATGGAGTGTCACAGAAAGACAAGGGAAAGAGATTGAAATTTGAGCAAAAAACAAGAcctaaaaaagaaaacatatcTGGAACGGTTTCGGGTTCAGATAAAGAATGTACGAACACAATTGTTGCTGGAAAAGGCAACAAACCTAATGATGAGCAACCGTCAAATAGTGTGAAGGATGTGAAACCTAAAAAATGGAGAAAGAGGAAGATTGTGGATGATGATGAACTAGACGAGGCAGAACTCAAAAAGATGAGAGAG GAAAGAATCTTCAAAAGTGGTGATATGGTAGCTGTGAATGGAGAAGACTTGGATGACGATACATACTGGGTTGGAAGGATTCGCAGAATTGAAGGTGATGTGGTCCACATCCATTGGTACGACAAAGACTTTAAAGGGAGATATAAACCACAGTTTCTAAAGGCCAATAATAAAGCTTACTTGGACACAATCACTCTGGACAGTATTATGGAGAAGATCAGATTAGTGAAAGGAAAAGTTGCACTTACATGA